GCGGGCGACGACCTCGGCGTAGACCCGTTCGCGGGTGGCCGGGGTGAGCAGCTTGGAGTCCGCCAGGCCCGGCACCCTGCCCCGGCGGCCGGCGGGGAGCACGCAGGCGGCGGCGACGAGCGGGCCGGCGCAGGCACCGCGGCCGGCCTCGTCGGCCCCGGCGATGGTGGTGAACCCGCGTCGGCGCAGCGAGCCCTCCATCGACCACAGCGCATCGGGGCGGTCGGAGGCGGCGTTCCGGCGGGTGGGTGTCGCGGTCGGTGCGGCCATCGCCGCCGACCCTACGTCGCCGGCAGGAGCCGGTGGGCAGACCCCGGACGTGCCACGAGCCGGCCCCTGGGGAACGGGGCCGGCTCGTGGACGGGGTGCGTGCGGGTCGCCGAGGAGGCGGACGGCCCGTGCGCACGGTCAGGTGGTCAGACGGCGGCGGGTGCGTCCACGTCGGCGGTGGAGAGGACGTGGCTGCCGCACGCGCAGCCCGGGTTGCGGGCCGAGAGCACCAGGGAGACCGCGTGGGCCCGGTCGCGGGCACCCAGCTTGCGCAGGATGGCCTTGACGTGGGACTTCACGGTGTCCTCGCTGATGAACAGGTTGCGCCCGATGGCGCGGTTGCTCTGGCCCTGGATGAGCTCGTCGAGCACGTCGGACTCCCGGCGAGTCAGCGGCACCGAGGGGGTGAGCTCCTTGACCGCAGGCACCGAGGCGGCCTCGGTGCGGCGGATCTGCGGGTCGACGACGGTGCGGCCGGCACGGGCGGCGAGCACGGCCCAGCCGAGCAGGGTGGGCGAGGTGTTCATGAGCAGGTAGCCCCGGACGCCGGCGGCGAGCGCCTCGTTGACGACCGCCGGGTCCTCCGAGGTGGCCAGCGCGACGATGGCGACGCGGGGGAAGCGGCGACGCAGGTCGCGGCAGGCGTTGAGGGTGGCGGCGCGGCCGGCACCCAGTTCCACGACGACGGCGTCGGGGCGGGCGGACTCGACCAGGGTCAGGGCCCGGCGGGGCTCCCCCGGCGTCCCGACCGCCTGCATGCCGGCCGTCTCGTTGATCATGCTGATCAGCCCTCGGCGCAGGACCGGGGCGTCAGCGAGGAGGAGCACGCGGGTGACGCCGCGGGTGGTGCTGACCGTGGGGCTGGACATTGTCTTACTCTCCGTTCGAAGCCGGTGACTCTCAGCTTTCTCATCGACCGGGTGAACGAAGTACTTGAACAACTTCCGCACATGACTTTGCGCGACGCGCCCAGATCATGCCGAACGACTTGTCGACACGGTCCGGTGAGGCTGTCTGCGACACGGTGTGTCGGCTGGACAGCGCCCCCTCATTCCTCCCGGAGGCGACCGGGTCGGGTGCGCGGAGCCGGCCGGATCCGCCGCCAGCCGGTGCCCGGGGGACGACGGGACGGGCCGCTCGCCCGGGCCCGCCGGAACCGTCGCCGGCGCCGGGCCGCGGTGATCGGGACGGCCCCGACCAGCCCGAGCAGCAGCGGGGCCACGGCGACGACGTCGGCCTGCACGCCCTGGACGGCGGGCCCGGCAGCCTGCTGCTGCGGCTGGATGTCCGGGCTGTCCAGCAGCGAGATCCGGTCCAACGGCCAGACGATCACCGAGGCCTTGCCGATGACGTCGTCCACCGCGACGGTGCCGGCGTACTGGTCCCCGACGTGCACGCGGGAGTCCGCCGAGGCCGACCGGTGGTCGCCCATCACCCACAGCCGGCCCTCGGGCACGGTCACCGGGCCGAAGGCGCGGGACTCCAGCGGGGTGTTCTCGTAGATGTAGGGCTCGTCGAGCGGCTCGCTGTCCACGGTGATCCGGCCCTGCTCGTCGCAGCACTGCACGGTCTGCCCGCCGGTGGCGATGACCCGCTTGACGTAGTCGTCCTCGCTCGGCGGCGCCACGCCGATCGCCCGGCCCAGGAACAGCAGGGCCGAGGTGACCGGGTTGCTGGGCTCGGCGACCTGCACCTCGGGGGTCCAGGTGTCCGGGCCCTGGAAGACCACGATGTCCCCGGGCTGCGGGTCGGAGAACCAGTACGGGGGCTTGGTCACCAGCACGCGGTCACCGGTGCACCCGGTGCACCCGTGCAGCGTGGTCTCCATGGAGCCCGAGGGGATGAAGAAGGCCTGCACGAGGAACGTCTTCACCAGCAGCGCCAGCACGAAGGCCACGACCAGGAGCACGGGCAGCTCGCGCAAGAGCGAGCCCTTCTTCTTCTCGGCGTCCCGGTCGCGGCGTCGGGCCCGGCGGGAGAAGCGGCCGACGGCCACGGCATCGCCGCTCTGGTCCCCGCCCTCGACCCGGTGGGCGGCGCCGGACTCGTCGGCGTCGGCGGGCCCCGTGGGCCGGTCGGTGCTCATCGGCGTCAGCGTACGTTCCGCGCCCGGAGCGCCCCGGAGACGCAGCACGGCCCGGCTGCGTGTCGCAGCCGGGCCGTGCTGGTGGAGCTGGGGAGTGCGTCAGCGGGAGACGACGTCCCGCTTCTCCTTGATCTTGGCGGCCTTGCCGCGCAGGTCGCGGAGGTAGTACAGCTTCGCCCGGCGGACGTCACCGCGGGTGAGGACCTCGATCTGCTCGACCACGGGGGTGTGCACCGGGAAGGTGCGCTCCACGCCGACGCCGAAGCTGACCTTGCGGACGGTGAAGGTCTCGCGGATGCCGCCACCCTGGCGACGGATGACCGCGCCCTGGAAGACCTGGATGCGCGAGCGGGTGCCCTCGATGACCCGCACGTGCACCTTCACGGTGTCCCCGGGGCGGAAGTCGGGGATGTCGTTGCGCAACGACTCGGCGTCGAGGGCGTCCAGGGTGTTCATCGCAGCAGTCCTCAGTCCTAGCGGTGTCGGTACTCGGGCTGCGCTCACGCGGTGGGCGCAGCAGTCCCGGCGGGTGTCCTGCCGGGAGGCCGCGCTCGATGTCCGAGCGGCGGCAGCAGCCCCCTACTGTGCCACAGCAGGGATCCCGGTGACGCACCGGCTCTGTGATCTCAGGCGTCGACGACCCGGGGCGGCCCGGACCAGGGTCCGGCGAGCAGCTGGGGCAGCAGGCCGGCGAGCTCCCGGGGGGCGAAGGCGACGTCCCCGGCGGCCACCTCGTCGGCCGACCACCAGCGGTGCGGCTCGTCGCCGAGCAGCTCCAACGCCGTCCGGCCGCCGGCGTCGACCTCGTGGACGACGTCCCGGAGCACGAAGAACGTCTCCCGGCTGTCGATCTCGCGGCCGCCGAACTCCCCGACGTGCCGACGGAGCCAGACCGGCCCCTCGAGGACGGCGGGGTCGACGACGAGTCCGACCTCCTCGGCGAGCTCCCGGGCCGCGGCGACCCGCAGGGACTCCCCGTCCTCCACTCCCCCGCCGGGGGTGTACCAGAACAGCACGTCGCCGGGCGGGGTGTCCGGGCCAGTCAGCCGGGCGCCCAGGAGCAGCACCCGGTGGTCCGGGGAGAGCACGAGCACCCGGGCGGTCGGCCGGACCCAGCTCACGCGTCGGCGTCCAGCGCCGCCCGGTCGGCGGGGGTCAGCTCC
This sequence is a window from Geodermatophilaceae bacterium NBWT11. Protein-coding genes within it:
- a CDS encoding response regulator transcription factor: MSSPTVSTTRGVTRVLLLADAPVLRRGLISMINETAGMQAVGTPGEPRRALTLVESARPDAVVVELGAGRAATLNACRDLRRRFPRVAIVALATSEDPAVVNEALAAGVRGYLLMNTSPTLLGWAVLAARAGRTVVDPQIRRTEAASVPAVKELTPSVPLTRRESDVLDELIQGQSNRAIGRNLFISEDTVKSHVKAILRKLGARDRAHAVSLVLSARNPGCACGSHVLSTADVDAPAAV
- the lepB gene encoding signal peptidase I; the encoded protein is MSTDRPTGPADADESGAAHRVEGGDQSGDAVAVGRFSRRARRRDRDAEKKKGSLLRELPVLLVVAFVLALLVKTFLVQAFFIPSGSMETTLHGCTGCTGDRVLVTKPPYWFSDPQPGDIVVFQGPDTWTPEVQVAEPSNPVTSALLFLGRAIGVAPPSEDDYVKRVIATGGQTVQCCDEQGRITVDSEPLDEPYIYENTPLESRAFGPVTVPEGRLWVMGDHRSASADSRVHVGDQYAGTVAVDDVIGKASVIVWPLDRISLLDSPDIQPQQQAAGPAVQGVQADVVAVAPLLLGLVGAVPITAARRRRRFRRARASGPSRRPPGTGWRRIRPAPRTRPGRLREE
- a CDS encoding 50S ribosomal protein L19 translates to MNTLDALDAESLRNDIPDFRPGDTVKVHVRVIEGTRSRIQVFQGAVIRRQGGGIRETFTVRKVSFGVGVERTFPVHTPVVEQIEVLTRGDVRRAKLYYLRDLRGKAAKIKEKRDVVSR
- a CDS encoding NUDIX domain-containing protein: MSWVRPTARVLVLSPDHRVLLLGARLTGPDTPPGDVLFWYTPGGGVEDGESLRVAAARELAEEVGLVVDPAVLEGPVWLRRHVGEFGGREIDSRETFFVLRDVVHEVDAGGRTALELLGDEPHRWWSADEVAAGDVAFAPRELAGLLPQLLAGPWSGPPRVVDA